In Streptomyces rapamycinicus NRRL 5491, the genomic stretch CGGTGGCCACGGCGATCTCCCGGGCCACCGCCGGTCCGAAGCCCTCGGGGGCGCCCAGACCGGTGCCGACCGCCGTGCCGCCGATGGCGAGCTGGTACAGATCCGGCAGCGTGGCCCGCAGCCGCTCCAGCGCGTCGGAGAGCTGGGCGGCGTAGCCGGACCACTCCTGCCCCACGGAGAGGGGGACCGCGTCCCGCAGATGGGTGCGGCCGGTCTTGACGATGTCGTACCAGGTCCGGGACTTGGCGGCGATGGCCTCCTGGAGCAGGCTGACCTGCGGCAGCAGCGGGTCGTGCAGGACGCGCACCGCGGCGATGTGCATGGCCGTGGGGAAGGTGTCGTTGGAGGACTGGCCCAGATTGACGTGGTCATTGGGGTGCACCGGCTCCTTGCTGCCCACGACGCCGCCGACCAGCTGGATCGCGCGATTGCTGATGACCTCGTTGACGTTCATATTGGTCTGGGTGCCGGAGCCCGCCTGCCACACGTACAGCGGGAAGTGGTCGTCCAGCGCGCCGGAGACCACCTCGTCGGCCACATGCGCGATCAGATCCGCCTGCCACCCCGCCAGCCGCCCCTCCCGGCCGTTGACCAGCGCGGCGGCCTTCTTCACATAGCCGTACGCGTGGTAGACCGCCTTGGGCATGCGGTCGTCACCGATCGCGAAGTGGACCAGGGCCCGCTGGGTCTGGGCGCCCCAGTACCGGTCGGCCGGGACCTCGACGGTGCCCAGCGCGTCCGTCTCCCGCCGGGTGCCGGTGGCGTCGATGCGGGTGGGCAGGTCCCGCCGCACCCTCGGGGTGCCCCGGGGTCCCCGGCGCCGGTGGGGCGTGTTCATCGCGTGCTCTCCCAGACGGATGGCAGCCCATCCATACGCACACTCCGCATCACGGCTGTGGCCCTCCCCGCCAGTGTCGCTCCGCACCGTCCCGGCCGCATCCGGCCGGGACGGCGCCGCGTTCGGCCGATCCGGGCGTCAGCCCCGGCCCGCGCCGCCGTGCACGGCCTTGCTGACGGCGGTGGTGAACTCGGTGGTGGAGGCGGCGCCGCCCGGCGATATCGGGGGCGGAGCCGTGGGACGCCTGGGCGACCTCCTGGCACACGGTGCGGAACAGCCCGGTGGTGAGCTTGAGGACATTGGCCTTGTGGACGACGGTGAGCTTCTTACGGCGGGAGCGGGCCGGCTCGAAGGCGACGCGGGCGACCCGCTCGGTGGCCGCCCGGGTGACGGTTCCCATCATGATGGCCGTGTCGGGCGTGGGCTTTCAGCAGGCACCGAGTACTTCGTCCATATGCTCGGCCCGATGGCCCTGACCAGCCTGGCCATCATCGCCTTCGCCGTCCTCACCGGGGCCATCACCGTCACCTGACCCCGGCCATCATCGGCCCGGCACCCCGGGACCTCAGATCCGGGTGCGCAGCCGGATGAGGGTGCCGTCCGCGTCGGCCTGCATCTGCACCACGTCGCACAGCATGCGGACGCCCCACAGCCCGAACCCGGGCTCGGAGTCGGCCGGCGGGGCGAAGCCCCACAGCGCGTCCGGGTACCAGTGGCCGGGCCCGGAGATCTCGCAGACCAGATCGCCGTCGTGGACCCACGTGCCCAGCCGCGCCGGGGCCCCGCCGTGCCGGATCGCGGTGGTGGACACCTCGCTCACGGCCGCGACCATGTTGCGCAGCGCGTCATGGCCCATGCCGTGCCGGCTCGCCCGCTCGGCCACGAAGGTGCGCACGGCGTCCAGGTCGGTCGAGACGATCGACACGGACTCGGCCGTGCGCGGGGCGGACGGCAGGGGGCGCCGGTCGCAGGTGGCGCTGAACGGGCCGGGGTCGGTGTAGGCGTCGCTCTTCTCCGGACCCTGGCCGTCGATGATCTCGGGGTGGGTCTGGCGCGCGTAGGCGAGGATCTCGGGGTGCAGCAGACGACGGTCGTAGCAGCAGATGGCGCGGGCGCCGGAGTGGGCGAAGGCCGCGTTGACGATCGACTCGTAGCGCGCCCACTCCACCACCTCGAGCGGGGTACGGCCCTGCCACACCGGTTCGGCGATCACCCGGACCCGGCGCGGCTTCTCGGCCTTCACGAAGGAGTCATAGGCGGCGATGGTCTTGACGGGGTGCTGGTACCAGCTGAGCGCCTCCTCGAACTGCACCGCCTTGGCGTCCGGCCCGAGCGCGTCCCGCAGCGCGTCGATGTTGGAGGTGGCCGCGACGACGGCCACGGCGTCGTCCGCCTCCAGGCCTTCGCGGAGGAACGGGACGCAGATGTCGACCACGTCCTCCTCGTCGCGGTAGAGGAATCCGCGATGCATCATCGCATCGCGGTGGTCCGCGACGGGGCTGCTCGGGCTGGTCATCGGGCCTCCCTGGGGCTCGGCCGGCGAAAACACGCGGTGCGTCATCGAATTTCCGGACGGTATAGCGCAGTCTGCCACTTCCCCGGCCCGGTGCGCAGCCTGTTCCGGCCATACATGGACGGCGTCCTGACGGTGCATTAGCATTCTCGGGCGTGACAGAGCTGAAGAACATCAACGCAAATGGACTTGATTTCGGGTATTTCGAAGCGGGCCCGGCCGACGCCCCATTGGCGCTCTGCTTGCACGGCTTCCCGGACTCCGCGCACTCCTGGCGCCATCTGCTTCCCGCGCTCGCGGACGCGGGCTACCACGCCGTGGCGCCCTTCCTGAGGGGCTACGCGCCCAGCGGCATACCCGCCGACGGCGCCTACCAGGCGGGTGCGATCGCGGCGGACGCCAACGCGCTCCACGAGGCGTTCGGCGGCGACGGCGACGCCGTGCTCATCGGCCATGACTGGGGCGCCATCGCCGCGTACGGCGCCACCGGCAGCGCCCCCGGGCGCTGGCGGCGCGCGGTCACGATGTCGGTGCCCCCGCTGGGCGGGGTGCTGGCCGACTTCTTCAACTATGACTACGGCCAGTTCAAGCGCTCCTTCTACATCTTCCTGTTCCAGACGCCGCTGGCCGAGGCCGGGGCGGCGGCGCACGACATGGCCCTGATCGACGGTCTGTGGCGCGACTGGTCGCCCGGGTACAAGGACGCCGCCGAGGACATCGCGCACGTCAAGGAGAGCCTGCGGGACCCGGCCCACCTCGCCGCCGCGATCGGCTACTACCGGGCGCTGTTCGACCCGTCGCGCCATGTGGAGGCGTACGCGGCCGAGCAGGAGGCCGTCACCCGGACCGGGGAGGTCCCCATCCTCTATCTGCACGGCACCGATGACGGCTGCATCGGCGCCGATGTCGTCCAGGGGGCCGGGGACCACCTGCCCGCGGGCTCGCGGATGGAACTGATCGACGGCACCGGGCACTTCCTCCACCTGGAGCGGCCCGAGCGGATCAACCGGGAGGTCCTGGCCTGGCTCGCCGGGTGACCGGGCGGCCCTGGGCGCGTGCCAAGCAGCCATATGGCGTGTGAGCAGGGCATTTTCCAACGCGGAACGCGATGCGGCCGCGGCGGGACCCCGACCGGGGGCGGACCCGGTCGAGCCGCCGCGGCCGTCGCTTTACCGCCGGTATACCGCCGCTGATCCACCCTCTTCCATGCTGGACGCATCGCTACAGCCGCCCGGTAGGGACGCGTCTGGAGAGGGCCTGTGAACGTCGACCAGCAGCATCAGCCTCATGTCGAGGACGAACCCCTCTACGCCTGGAGCACGTTTCAGCTCTGCGGCGGGGTGGAGGGGTCCGGCCCGAGCGGCACCTGCCGGGCCGAACGCACCGCCCGTGCCTGTCTCGAAGCGGCGCTCCAGGCCACCGCGGCCCACTCCGGGGCGTACTCCTGGGGCCAGCTCAGCCGGGTGTCCGCGGATATCGACCTGCCCTTCCACCTGTGGGCGCGGGATCCGCTCGCCTGGGCCGAACCGGGGCCGAAGAAGACGGTCACGTGGCGTCCGGGCGCGGCTCCGCACCCGCAGTGATCCGGAACCGTCGGGGGTGAGGCGAGGCAGTGCTAGTGGTAAGGGAATCACGATGAAGAGCAGCGGACCCGGCATCGGGCTCAGGACGAGGGAGTGGCGGCCGGCCGACCACGGACGTCTTGCGGTCAGCGAGGCGAACCCGGCCAGGGTCTACAACTATCTCGTCGGCGGCAAGGACAATTACCTCGCCGATTACGAGCAGGCTCAGCGATTTCTCGGTGTCGCATCGGAAGTCCGCGACACCGCGCTCTCCAATCGGAGATTTCTGCACCGTGCCGTCCGTCATCTCGCCGCCAATGGAATCAGCCAATTCCTGGATATCGGCGCGGGATTGCCGGCGACCCCGAATGTGCATGAAATCGCCCAGGCCGTGAATCCCCGGGCCCGGGTGGTCTACGCCGACAACGACCCCATCGTGGCGAGCCACGGCCAGGCCCGGCTCTCCGTCTCCGGCACCACGATGGTCAAGACCGACATCCGCTCGCCCGAGGAGCTCCTGGGCCATGAGGAGCTGCGGCGGCTGCTCGACCCCGCACAGCCGGTCGCGATCCTGCTGACGCTCGTCCTCGACTACATCGAAGACCTGGCGAACCCCGTCGGCATCGTCCGCCGGCTCATGGACTGGGCCGCGCCGGGCAGCTGTCTGGTCCTCTCCCACGCCACCGGTGACTTCACGCTCGACACCGACCGGGACTGGGAGGTCATCAGCTTCGAGGACCCGGTGTCCCTGGTCGCCCGCGACCATGCCGGGATCATGGAGTTCTTCGCCGGGCTCGACCTGCTCGCCCCGGGCCTGGTGCAACTGCCCTCGTGGCGTCCGGGCATCGGCGCCGAGTCCGATCCGAGCCGGGTGTGGGCCTACGGCGGGGTGGCCCGCAAGCCGTAGCCCCCGGCCGTCCCTTCAGCCGTAGCCCCGGCAGCCCCTTCGCCCGCCCGACGTCCGCCCCGGACCCCGCCTCAGCGAGGGCCGGGGCCGATCTGCAGGGTCATACAGGCGGGGAAGAGCCCGCTCCAGGTGTGCCCGCGCCAACTCTCGTACGTACCGGGGCGCTTCCACACCGGCAGGGCCTGGTCCATATGGGCCCGGCCCTCGGGGAACCTGCCCTGCTCCATATAGGTGATCCCGATCTCGTAGAGGGCGAAGCCCTCATGGTGGATGTTGCCCGTGCGGCGGGCGTACTCCAGGCTCTCCTTGAAACAGGTCAGGGCGTCCTCGGGGCGGCCCAGGCCCCGGTGGGCCCGGCCGAGGTTGCCCAGGCCGATCACCTCGGCCGGCAGATCCCCGGCCTCCCGGGCGAGGGCGAGCTGCCGCTCCTGCACCGTGATGGCCTCCTCGTACAGGCCCAGTTCGCACAGCGCGTCCGCGAGATTGCACGCGGTGCGCAACTCGCCCTCCCGATGGTCCAGTTCGCGCCAGATCTCCAGCGCGGACTCCAGGGTGGTGCGCACCTCGTCATAGCTGTGCTGCAGCCAGTACGCGGCGGAGAGGCCGTCCAGCCCCCACGCCTCACTCTCCGGGTCGCCCAGGCGGCGGGCGGTCTCGACGGCCAGCTCGTTGATGGTCTGGAGATCCTGGGCGTGGGCCCGGGGGAAGAGGAACCACTGGAGCGCCCGCGCCAGCCGCAGCCCCAGGCGCGCGATCGCCTCGGGCTGGGCGGGCTCGGCGGCGTGGGCGACGGCGGCCAGCAGATTGGGCAGCTCGTCCTTCAGCCAGCTCTCCGCCTCGTCCTGGCCGCTCAGCGGCACCGCCGGGCCCTCGACGGGGTGCCGGGGCCAGGGGCGGAGCGGGTCGAGCAGGGTGACCGCCCGCTGGGCGGTGGCCGCGTAGCAGGTCAGCGCCCGCTCCAGCGCCGCCGCGCGCTCCGCCCCGGGCTCCTCCTGCTCCGCCTGCTCCGACGCGAACAGCCGCAGCAGATCGTGCATGTGGTAGCGGACGGAGTCCCGGCTCTCCAGGAGCTGGGCGTCGACCAGCCGCTCCAGCGCGTTCTCGGTGCGGTCTGCGGGCAGGTCCAGCAGCGCGGCGGCCACCGGCAGGCTCACATCGTGCCCGTGCACCACGCTGAGCAGCCGGAAGGCGCGGACCGCGTCCAGGTCGTCGGAGCGGCGGCCGAGCCGGAAGCCCTCGTAGCTCACCTGGAAGCTGACGCGGACGGCCAGATCACCGAAGCGCAGCTCGTCCAGCCGGCCCCGGGCGTCCGTCAGTTTGGTCACGAGGGTGCGCAGCGGCCACGCGGGGCGGGCGGCCAGCCGGGCACCGGCGATCCGCAGCGCCAGCGGCAGCCAGCCGCACAGCCGGGTGATCTCCTCCGCCTCGGCGGGCTCGGCCCGCACCCGCTCCGCGCCCACGACCCGCTCCAGCAGCGCCACCGCCTGGTCCTGCGGGAGCACGTCCAGATGCAGATGGGTGGCGCCCTCCAGGGTGGTCAGCATCTCGCGGCTGGTGACCAGCGCTGCGCAGCCCGGCCCGGCGGGGATCAGCGGCCGCACCTGGTCCACACCGGCGGCGTTGTCGAGGATCACCAGCAGTCTCCGGCCCGCCGCCAGCGAACGGAACTGCGCGGACGCCTCGTCGGTGTCGCTCGGCACGTTGGAGCCGTCCACACCGAGGGCGCGCAGAAACCTGCCGAGCACCTCGCCGGGGTCCAGGGCCGACTGTCCGGCGGTCGCCCCGTACAGATCCACATAGAGCTGGCCGTCGGGGAAGCGGTCGGCGAGCTGGTGCGCGGTGTGGATGGCCAGGGTCGACTTGCCGACCCCGCCGGTGCCGTCGATGGCCGCGAGCACCACCGACCGGCCGCCCTCGCCCGCCTCCGGGTCCCCGGCCGCGTCCATCAGCGCCTGGATCACCGCGACCTCGCCGTGGCGCCCGGTGAACGCGGGGCTGGCGGGCGGCAGCTGGCGGGGGCCCCGGTTGGCCTTGCGGGCAGCGGCGGCGGGGTCGGGCCGGTCCGCCTCCGGGGCGGGCGCGGCCATCAGGGAGGCGTCGGCGTTCAGGATCCGCTCGTGGAGGTCGCGCAGCGGCGGGGTCGGCTCGACTCCCAGCTCCTCGCTCAGCAGCCGGTGCAGATCGCGGTAGGCGGCCAGGGCGTCGGCCTGCCGCCCGGACCGGTACAGCGCCAGCATCAATCGGCCGCGCAGCTCCTCGCGGAACGGATACTCGCCGGTGAGCGCCTCCAGTTCGCCCAGGACGGCCGTATGGCGCCCGCACCGCAGGTCCGCGTCGATCCGGGCGTCCACGGCCTGCAGCCGGCACTCCTCGAGCCGGGTGACCTCCGCCGTCACCGCCGGGGTCGGGGGCACATCGGCGAACGGGGTGCCGCGCCACATCGCCAGCGCCTCGCGCAGCCGCTCCGCCGCGGTCTCGGGCGCCTCCCGGTCGAGCGCCCGCCGCCCCTCCTCGACCAGCTGCTCGAAGCGGTGGGCGTCGAAGTCGGCGGCCTCCACCGCCAGCCGGTAGCCCTGTGCCTTGTAGCCCTGCTTCTCGGTGATCAGGGTCTGCCCGGCCTCGTCGCCCAGGGTCTGGCGGAGCCGGGAGACATAGGTCTGCAGCAGCTTGGTGGCACTCTGGGGCGCCCGGTCCTCGCCCCAGAGCTCGTCCAGGAGCCGTTCGGTGGAGACGGTCTGGTTGGCGTGGCACAGCAGCACCGCGAGCAGCGTCCGCCACTTGGCCGGCCCCAGGGAGGCCCACCCCTCGCCGGTGCGCAGCTCAAGCGCCCCCAGGACCCGGTATCGCACCCGTCCCCTTCCATCGGCTCGTCAACTGGCCACTCCGCAATGGTTATACCTCCGATGTGGCCGCTGCCGTGCATCGTTCCATCCGCCGGGAACAAGCCCGCGCCGGGTATGGGCTCGCGTGGCTGGCCGAAAATCGCCGCACCAGGGGCCGTGGCGGAACGGCCGAGGTCAGAACGGGCGGTCGCCCTCGATGGCGACGCGTTCGGCGACCCGGCGGTGCGGGGCGTAGTCGTTGACCGCGTAGTGCTGTGTGGCGCGGTTGTCCCAGAACGCGATGTCGCCCGGCTGCCAGTGGAAGCGCACCTGGTACTCCGGGACGTGCGCCTGCCGGCACAGGAAGCTCAGCAGCCGGTCGCTCTCCTCGCGCCCCATCCCGGTGATCCGGGTGGTGAAGGAGGTGTTGACGAACAGCGTCCGCCGGCCGGTCTCCGGATGGGTGCGCACCACCGGGTGCTCCACCGGCGGGAACATCTCCTGGAACGGGGCCAGCCGCTCCGGTCCGTAGAAGCGGACGAAGCCGGGGATGACGTCGTGGACGGCGGTGGCGCCGTCGACGCGCTCCCTCACCTCCGCCGGGAGGTTGTCGTACGCCGCCGCCATGTCGGCCCACATGGTGTCCCCGCCCACCGGCGGCACCTCGCGCAACTGGAGCACGGCGCCGAGCGCGGGCCGGGTGCGGAAGGTGACGTCGGTGTGCCAGACGTTCTCGAAGGTCGGCGTGGCGCCGGACGCCTTGTCGAAGCGGACCACATCCTCGCTGGACCCGGCGGCGAGCAGTGGATTGGTCTCCAACTCGCCCCAGTTCCGGGCGAATCCGCGCTGCTGCTCCGAGGTGAGGTGCTGACCGCGGAAGAAGAGCACCTTCCACTCCAGCAGGGCGCGGTTCAGCTCCTCGCGCAGCGCGGGCTCCAGCGGCCGGGACAGGTCCAGGCCGCGGATCTCGGCGCCGATGACGCGTCCGAGGGGCGCGATCTCGAACCGCTCGTACGGACGCTCCTCCCACTCCTCGGGCAGTCGCCGCAGGACGCGCGCGCCCTCGTACATGCCGTCCGGCGGGATGGTGGCCTCGCGCAGAGTCGTGGGCGGAGTGTCGACGACGGTCATGGCGTCTCCTCATACGTGACAGCGGACGGGGGCAGGCGGGGGGTGGGGAGGTGCCCTCGTGCCGCGGGGGGAGACCACGGGAGTGTCGTCCTGAGCGTCGCGATGTCCGGATCGTCAGGGGATGACCGGCGATCGCGAGAGGAATGACCGGCGTGGCTTCGGGGCGCGGGGGCGGTGGCCGCGGGATACGGAGAGTCCCGGTTAGAGGCCCGAGCGCTCACACCCGGTCCGGTCCGGGGCGCGTAGAAGTCCCGTCGCGTCGAACCGGTGCCTGATCATGAGCGCAATTGTGGGATCCGCCCCGGCGAGCTGTCAACGGGGAGTGCGGTGTGCGCGGGGAGGACGAGTGCTCACCCGGCGGCGCGCTGAGGTGGCCGAGGCGGCCGCCAGGGCGGTACGGGCGCGCTCGACCAGGGCCCGGCCGGCCGGACCGCTCGGGCCGTCCGCCCGCCAGGCGAAGGCCAGCCGCCCCCGCAGGGCCGGCCGGTCGATGCGGACCGACCGCAGCCGGTCCGACCGCGTCTCGGCGAACGCACCGGGCAGGATCGCCGCGCCCAGCCCCCGCTCGGCGAGCTGTGCCAGCACCTCCGGATCGCTGGCCTCGAAGGCGATGTGCGGGGTGAAACCGGCGGCCGCGCACGCCTCGTCGATCCGGGTGCGCAGCCCCGTGCCGCGCGGCAGGCTGATCAGCGCACGGCCCCGCAGGGTGTCCAGCGAGATGGCCGTGTGCGCGGCGAGTTCGTGGTCGGGGCGAACCGCGGCCACGATCGGCTGATCCGTGATCACCTCCAGTTCGACCCCGGCCGGGGTCGTGGCGCCCACGCTGACGATCGCCGCGTCGAGCCGTCCCGTGCGCAGACCCTCCAGCAGCTCATCCGAAGTGGCCTCGGTGAGGGTGATCTCCACCGCCGGATGGGCGTCGTGGAACTCCGCCAGCAGCCCCGGCAGATCCACGCTGTGCGAGGTGACCGTCCCGACCGCCACATGCCCGCGCAGCAGCCCCGTCAGTTCGTCCACGGCGAGCCGGGCGCCCTCCACCGCCGCGAGCGCCGCCCGCGCGTACGGGAGCACCGCCGCGCCCGCCTCGGTCAGCCGCACCGAGCGGCCCGAGCGGTCCAGCAGCCGCTCGCCCAGCTCGCGCTCCAGCCGGCGGATCTGTGCGCTGACCCCCGGCTGGGCCACATGCACCTTCTCCGCGGCCCGGGTGAAGTTCCGCTCCTCGGCCACCGCCACGAAGTACTCAAGCTGCCGCAGCTCCATAAGCGATGATTCTAGCAACCAGACCAACCATCTCTTGGACTTCTGGTCGCGCCCGCCGGAGGGTGGAGGCGGAGATAAGGAGTCGACCATGA encodes the following:
- a CDS encoding class II fumarate hydratase, with amino-acid sequence MNTPHRRRGPRGTPRVRRDLPTRIDATGTRRETDALGTVEVPADRYWGAQTQRALVHFAIGDDRMPKAVYHAYGYVKKAAALVNGREGRLAGWQADLIAHVADEVVSGALDDHFPLYVWQAGSGTQTNMNVNEVISNRAIQLVGGVVGSKEPVHPNDHVNLGQSSNDTFPTAMHIAAVRVLHDPLLPQVSLLQEAIAAKSRTWYDIVKTGRTHLRDAVPLSVGQEWSGYAAQLSDALERLRATLPDLYQLAIGGTAVGTGLGAPEGFGPAVAREIAVATGHPFKVASNSFAAQSGVDTMVAASAGLRGLAVPLMKIADDIRWLASGPHGGIGELTLPANEPGSSSMPGKVNPTQCEAMMMVCIQVLSDDAAVAHAGTRGNFQLNAARPLVISDFLHSARILADACEKLRAYCVEGIELNRERIDDYLARSLMLVTALSPRIGHDKAAEIARKAAAEGTTLREAAIASGHIGAEDFDRIVDPRRMARLRDG
- a CDS encoding isocitrate/isopropylmalate family dehydrogenase; protein product: MMGTVTRAATERVARVAFEPARSRRKKLTVVHKANVLKLTTGLFRTVCQEVAQASHGSAPDIAGRRRLHHRVHHRRQQGRARRRGPGLTPGSAERGAVPAGCGRDGAERHWRGGPQP
- a CDS encoding sensor histidine kinase, with translation MTSPSSPVADHRDAMMHRGFLYRDEEDVVDICVPFLREGLEADDAVAVVAATSNIDALRDALGPDAKAVQFEEALSWYQHPVKTIAAYDSFVKAEKPRRVRVIAEPVWQGRTPLEVVEWARYESIVNAAFAHSGARAICCYDRRLLHPEILAYARQTHPEIIDGQGPEKSDAYTDPGPFSATCDRRPLPSAPRTAESVSIVSTDLDAVRTFVAERASRHGMGHDALRNMVAAVSEVSTTAIRHGGAPARLGTWVHDGDLVCEISGPGHWYPDALWGFAPPADSEPGFGLWGVRMLCDVVQMQADADGTLIRLRTRI
- a CDS encoding alpha/beta fold hydrolase, which codes for MTELKNINANGLDFGYFEAGPADAPLALCLHGFPDSAHSWRHLLPALADAGYHAVAPFLRGYAPSGIPADGAYQAGAIAADANALHEAFGGDGDAVLIGHDWGAIAAYGATGSAPGRWRRAVTMSVPPLGGVLADFFNYDYGQFKRSFYIFLFQTPLAEAGAAAHDMALIDGLWRDWSPGYKDAAEDIAHVKESLRDPAHLAAAIGYYRALFDPSRHVEAYAAEQEAVTRTGEVPILYLHGTDDGCIGADVVQGAGDHLPAGSRMELIDGTGHFLHLERPERINREVLAWLAG
- a CDS encoding SAM-dependent methyltransferase, encoding MKSSGPGIGLRTREWRPADHGRLAVSEANPARVYNYLVGGKDNYLADYEQAQRFLGVASEVRDTALSNRRFLHRAVRHLAANGISQFLDIGAGLPATPNVHEIAQAVNPRARVVYADNDPIVASHGQARLSVSGTTMVKTDIRSPEELLGHEELRRLLDPAQPVAILLTLVLDYIEDLANPVGIVRRLMDWAAPGSCLVLSHATGDFTLDTDRDWEVISFEDPVSLVARDHAGIMEFFAGLDLLAPGLVQLPSWRPGIGAESDPSRVWAYGGVARKP
- a CDS encoding AfsR/SARP family transcriptional regulator; this translates as MRYRVLGALELRTGEGWASLGPAKWRTLLAVLLCHANQTVSTERLLDELWGEDRAPQSATKLLQTYVSRLRQTLGDEAGQTLITEKQGYKAQGYRLAVEAADFDAHRFEQLVEEGRRALDREAPETAAERLREALAMWRGTPFADVPPTPAVTAEVTRLEECRLQAVDARIDADLRCGRHTAVLGELEALTGEYPFREELRGRLMLALYRSGRQADALAAYRDLHRLLSEELGVEPTPPLRDLHERILNADASLMAAPAPEADRPDPAAAARKANRGPRQLPPASPAFTGRHGEVAVIQALMDAAGDPEAGEGGRSVVLAAIDGTGGVGKSTLAIHTAHQLADRFPDGQLYVDLYGATAGQSALDPGEVLGRFLRALGVDGSNVPSDTDEASAQFRSLAAGRRLLVILDNAAGVDQVRPLIPAGPGCAALVTSREMLTTLEGATHLHLDVLPQDQAVALLERVVGAERVRAEPAEAEEITRLCGWLPLALRIAGARLAARPAWPLRTLVTKLTDARGRLDELRFGDLAVRVSFQVSYEGFRLGRRSDDLDAVRAFRLLSVVHGHDVSLPVAAALLDLPADRTENALERLVDAQLLESRDSVRYHMHDLLRLFASEQAEQEEPGAERAAALERALTCYAATAQRAVTLLDPLRPWPRHPVEGPAVPLSGQDEAESWLKDELPNLLAAVAHAAEPAQPEAIARLGLRLARALQWFLFPRAHAQDLQTINELAVETARRLGDPESEAWGLDGLSAAYWLQHSYDEVRTTLESALEIWRELDHREGELRTACNLADALCELGLYEEAITVQERQLALAREAGDLPAEVIGLGNLGRAHRGLGRPEDALTCFKESLEYARRTGNIHHEGFALYEIGITYMEQGRFPEGRAHMDQALPVWKRPGTYESWRGHTWSGLFPACMTLQIGPGPR
- a CDS encoding TauD/TfdA dioxygenase family protein encodes the protein MTVVDTPPTTLREATIPPDGMYEGARVLRRLPEEWEERPYERFEIAPLGRVIGAEIRGLDLSRPLEPALREELNRALLEWKVLFFRGQHLTSEQQRGFARNWGELETNPLLAAGSSEDVVRFDKASGATPTFENVWHTDVTFRTRPALGAVLQLREVPPVGGDTMWADMAAAYDNLPAEVRERVDGATAVHDVIPGFVRFYGPERLAPFQEMFPPVEHPVVRTHPETGRRTLFVNTSFTTRITGMGREESDRLLSFLCRQAHVPEYQVRFHWQPGDIAFWDNRATQHYAVNDYAPHRRVAERVAIEGDRPF
- a CDS encoding LysR family transcriptional regulator; translation: MELRQLEYFVAVAEERNFTRAAEKVHVAQPGVSAQIRRLERELGERLLDRSGRSVRLTEAGAAVLPYARAALAAVEGARLAVDELTGLLRGHVAVGTVTSHSVDLPGLLAEFHDAHPAVEITLTEATSDELLEGLRTGRLDAAIVSVGATTPAGVELEVITDQPIVAAVRPDHELAAHTAISLDTLRGRALISLPRGTGLRTRIDEACAAAGFTPHIAFEASDPEVLAQLAERGLGAAILPGAFAETRSDRLRSVRIDRPALRGRLAFAWRADGPSGPAGRALVERARTALAAASATSARRRVSTRPPRAHRTPR